The Pseudomonas viciae genomic interval GTCGGGACGAGTTCGGCGTGCTGGCCACCGATTTCAACCGTATGGGGGCACGCCTGCAAAGCCTGATTGCGAGTCAACGGCAGCTATTGCGAGATGTCTCCCACGAACTGCGCTCGCCTCTGGCCCGGTTGCGCATCGCCCTGGCACTGGCAGAACGGGCCAGCCCCGAGGAACGGGAAAAGCTCTGGCCGCGCCTGACCCGCGAATGTGATCGCCTGGAAGCGCTGATCAGCGAAATCCTGGTCTTGGCTCGGGTCGATGCCGACAACGCCAGCGCTGAAGAGGTGGATCTCAACGATCTGCTGATTACCCTGCAAAAAGATGCGCAACTGGCTTCCCCCGAACAGAGCGTGCAACTGGAAACGGAACCGAACCTGGCCCTGAAGGGCTGGCCAACCATGATCGAACGGGCGGTGGATAACCTGCTGCGCAACGCCCAGCGCTTCAACCCAGCCGGGCAACCCATCGAGATGCGCGCGGTGCGCCAGGGCGAACGGATCCTGATCAGCGTGCGCGACCACGGGCCTGGGGTGGACGCCGAACACTTGGGTCAGTTGGGCGAGCCGTTCTACCGAGCGCCCGGCCAGACCGCCGCCGGCCATGGCCTGGGCCTGGCCATTGCGCGCCGTGCCGCCGAACGCCATGGTGGCGCGTTGGTGCTGGCCAATCACCCAGGGGGCGGATTCATCGCCAGCCTGGAGTTGCCGTTGGTGCCGGGGGCTATTGGCCAACCCTGAGGGATGAGCCTGTGGCGAGGGAGCAAGCTCCCTCGCCACAATGAATCAAACAGCCCCCTCGAACCAAACGATAATTCCTCTTATTCAAAGCGCCCCGCCCTGTTAGACTTTGCGCCCCCGTTTCGCTCTCCCTGGATGCCCGATGCCGTCGTTGCCTCTTCGTTTTTGCGCGCTGTTCATGGCCTTGGGCCTGAGTGCCTGCGATGATGCCCCGCGTTTTATCCAGGCCGAACCCGGCGAAGCCCGGTCCGGTGGCGCCGCAACGGTGCGCAAGACCGATCAGAATGCCTTCTCCCTGCCCTCGGCCAACCTGCCACCCTCACGGCGCGTGGACTTCAGTGTCGGCAACAGTTTCTTCCGCAGCCCCTGGGTGATCGCGCCATCGACCACCACCGCCCGCGACGGCCTCGGGCCTTTGTTCAACACCAACGCCTGCCAGAATTGCCACGTCAAGGACGGTCGCGGTCATCCGCCGGCGCCGGACGCGACCAGCGCGGTGTCGATGCTGGTGCGCCTTTCGATCCCCGACGCGCCGGCCTACACCAAGGTCATCGAACAACTGGGGGTAGTGCCGGAACCGGTTTACGGTGGGCAGTTGCAGGATATGTCTGTGCCCGGCGTCGCCCCCGAAGGCAAGGTGCGAGTCGATTACACCCCCGTGCCCGTGCGTTTCAAGGACGGCACCGTCGTGGAACTGCGCAAGCCGAGCCTGCAGATCACGCAACTGGCTTATGGACCGATGCACCCGGACACGCGCTTCTCCGCCCGCGTCGCGCCGCCGATGATCGGCCTGGGGCTGCTGGAGGCGATCCCCGACGAAGCCATCCTGGCGAACGCCGAGGCCCAGGCGCGCGAGAACAACGGCATCGCCGGGCGCCCCAACCAGGTCTGGGACGATGCCCAGCAAAAAACCGTACTGGGGCGCTTCGGCTGGAAGGCCGGGCAGCCCAACCTCAACCAACAGAACGTCCACGCGTTCTCTGGTGACATGGGGCTGACGACCCGCCTGCGGCCCTTCGACGATTGCACCGAGACCCAGGTCGACTGCAAGCGCGCCCCCAGCGGCAACGGCCCCGACGGCGAGCCGGAAGTCAGCGACAACATCCTGCGCCTGGTGCTGTTCTACAGCCGCAACCTCGCCGTGCCAGCCCGTCGCGAAGTGAATTCACCTCAGGTGCTGGCCGGCAAGAATCTGTTTTTCCAGGCCGGTTGCCAGTCCTGCCACACCCCGAAATACACCACGTCCACCAACGCCGCCGAACCGGAACTGGCGAACCAGGTCATCCGTCCTTACACCGACCTGCTGTTGCACGACATGGGCGAAGGCCTGGCCGACAACCGCAGTGAGTTCAAGGCCAGCGGCCGTGACTGGCGTACCCCACCGCTGTGGGGCATCGGCCTGACCGAAACCGTCAACGGCCACACCCAGTTCCTGCATGACGGTCGCGCCCGCAACCTGCTCGAAGCCGTGCTGTGGCATGGCGGCGAAGCGCAAGCGGCGCAGCGACAGGTTTTATCGTTCAATGCCCAGCAGCGTGCTGCGTTGCTGGCGTTCCTGAATTCCCTTTAAACGCACTTTCCGAAAAACGGGAGCCCGACATGTTCCGTCCCAAGCTGTTGTTCACCAGCCTCGCCGCCCTCGCCCTCGGAGCCTGTTCGCCCCAAGACCCGCAAGCGGTCACCTCGGCGGCCATCGCCAAGCAAGTGATCCTGCCGACCTACAGCCGCTGGGTCGATGCCGACCGGCAACTGGCGACCAGCGCCCTGGCGTTCTGCCAGGGCAAGGAAAACCTGGAAACCGCCCGCGCCGACTTCCTCAAGGCACAAAAAGCCTGGGCCGAGTTACAACCGCTGCTGATCGGTCCGCTGGCCGAGGGTAACCGCGCCTGGCAGGTACAGTTCTGGCCCGACAAGAAAAACCTGGTGGGCCGTCAGGTCGAGCAACTGGTCAACAGCCAGCCGCAGATCGACGCCGCGGCCCTGGCCAAGTCCAGCGTTGTGGTCCAGGGCCTCTCAGCCTATGAGTACCTGCTGTTCGACGCCAAGATCGACATGGCCGACAGTGCACAGAAAGCCAAGTATTGCCCACTGCTGACCGCCATCGGTGAGCGCCAGAAGCAACTGGCCGAAGAGATCCTGTCGCGCTGGAACACCAACGACGGCATGCTCGCCCAGATGAGCAAATTCCCGAACCAGCGCTACGCCGATTCCCACGAAGCCATCGCCGATCTGCTGCGGGTCCAGGTCACCGCCCTCGACACCTTGAAGAAAAAACTCGGTACGCCAATGGGCCGCCAGAGCAAGGGCGTGCCGCAACCGTTCCAGGCCGATGCCTGGCGCAGCCAGTCGTCGCTGCAAAGCCTGGAGGCCAGCCTGAGCGCCGCTCGAACCGTCTGGGTGGGCGTCGATAACCAAGGCCTGCGCGGTCTGTTGCCAGGCGACCAGAAGCCTCTGGCCGACAAAATCGATGCGGCGTACGACGCCTCGTTAAAGCTGTTCGCCAGCAGCCAGCGTTCGCTGAGCGAAATGCTCGGCGACGATGCCGGGCGCCAGCAACTCAACGATTTGTACGACAGCCTCAACGTCGTCCATCGCCTGCATGAAGGCGAACTGGCCAAGGCGCTGGGTATTCAATTGGGCTTCAACGCCAACGACGGTGACTGATCATGTTTCGACGTCAGGCTCTGGCACTGGGCAGTCTGCTGCTCGGCGCCGTTACCCTGGGCGGCTGGACGCTGTTCAAGCAGAAGGACAAGAGTCCGCTGTTGCTTTCGGCACGGGACGATGGCGACGGCAAGCACTACGCCGTGGGCTATCGGCTGGACGGCAGCCGGGTGTTCGTCACCCAGGTCGGCCAGCGGTGCCATGACATCATCAACCATCCGACGCTGCCGATTGCGCTGTTCGTCGCCCGTCGGCCCGGCACCGAAAGCTACCTGATCGACCTGCGCGATGGTGCGCTGCTGCAAACCATCACCTCGTTGCCGAACCGGCATTTCTACGGCCACGCGGTGATCCATAACAGTGGCGAATGGTTGTATGCCACCGAGAACGACACCACCGATCCGGGACGTGGCCTGTTGGGCGTGTACCGTTTCGAAGGCGAGCGGCTGGTGCACAGCGGCGAGATTTCCACCCACGGCATCGGCCCGCACCAGGTGTCATGGATGCCCGACGGCGAGACGCTGGTGGTGGCCAATGGCGGCATTCGCACCGAGGCCGAGAGCCGGGTCGAGATGAACCTCAACGCCATGGAGCCAAGCCTGGTATTGATGCAACGCGATGGCACACTGTTGAGCAAGGAAACCCTTGCCCAGTCGATGAACAGCGTGCGTCACCTGGGCATCGCCCGCGACGGCACCATTGTCTCCGGCCAGCAGTTCATGGGCGCTGCCCACGAGCCCTCGCAATTGCTGGCGATCAAGCGGCCAGGCCAGCCGTTCCAGGCGTTCCCGGTGCCCGAGCAGCAATTGCAGGCCATGGGGCATTACACCGCCAGCGTCGCCGTGCACAGCGACCTGCGCCTGGTGGCCTTGACCGCGCCCCGTGGCAACCGCTTTTTCATCTGGGACCTGGACAGTGGCGAAGTACGCCTGGATGCGCCGCTGCCGGACTGTGCCGGCGTGGGTGCGGTGGCCGACGGTTTCGTCGTGACGTCGGGCCAGGGGCGTTGCCGCTATTACGACTGTCGGCAGACACAACTGGTTGCAAAACCGCTGGATCTGCCGGCAGGGCTCTGGGACAACCATTTGCATCTGGCCTGATGCAAGGGAGCGAAGCCTATCGGCGCCAAGCGCCCTGACTTTTGGGAATATTCCTACGCCAGGCAGGCTTATAGCGGCTGGAATCGCCCGCACACTCAGAGTAATGTGCCCGCCTGTCTGTCTTTTCTCTCGGCTTTTTTCCAAGGAAGTGGAACATGCTGCGACGCCGCATGCTGATCATGTTGGGGGTTGTCCTGCTGGTTGTGCTGTTACTGGCCGGCTACAAGGCCTTCTCCGTCTACCAGCAGATCCAGATGTTTTCCGTACCGAAACCACCGGTCAGCGTCGCCGTGGCCAAGGCCGTCGAGCAGCCCTGGCAGGCCCGTCTGCCGACCGTTGGCAGCCTCAAGGCGCTGCAAGGCGTGGACCTGAGCCTGGAAACTGCCGGAACCGTGCAGAAGGTGCAGTTCCAGTCCGGGCAGAAGGTCAAGGCCGGCCAGCCGCTCCTGCAACTGGACAGTGACGTCGAAAGCGCCCTGCTGGAAACCGCCGAGGCCGACCTTGGCCTGTCACAATTGGATTTCGGTCGCGGCCGACAACTGGTGGGCAGCCAGGCGATCTCCAAAGGCGAGTTCGACCGGCTCGCGGCACAGCTGAAAAAGAACCAGGCCACGGTCAATCAACTCAAGGCATCGTTGGCCAAGAAGCACATCCTGGCGCCGTTCAGCGGCACCATTGGCATTCGCCAGGTGGACGTCGGCGACTACCTGGCCAGCGGCACAGTGATCGCCACCCTGCAGGACCTCAGCAGCCTTTACGTGGATTTCTACGTCCCCGAGCAAACGGTGCCCAGGCTCGCGGTTGCCCAGTCAGTCAACGTCAGCGTCTCGGCCTATCCCGGGCAGAATTTCGTCGGCACCATCAGCGCGATCAACCCCAAGGTCGAGGACAGCACCCGCAACGTGCTGGTGCGCGCCACCCTGGCCAACCCCGACGGCAAACTGCTGCCCGGTATGTTCGCCAACCTGCAGGTGATCCTGCCGGACGTGGCCGCCGGCATCGTCGTACCGGAAAGCGCCGTGACCTACACCCTCTATGGCAACTCCATGTACGTGGTGACGCAGAAAAAAGCCGCCGACGGCAGTGTCGAGAAAGACGACAAGGGCCAGCCGATCCTGATCGCCGAACGGCGCTTCGTTGAAACCGGCGAGCGACGCGACGGGCACGTGCTGGTTTCCAAAGGCGTGCAAAGCGGCGAACAAGTCGTGATCGCCGGCCAGCTCAAACTCGATAACGGTACGCCCATCGCCATCAGCGACGACAAGACCCTGACCGAACAGAACAGCCCGCCGCGCGCGGACTGATCAAGGAACCCCCATGGCTTTTACCGATCCGTTCATCCGCCGTCCGGTGCTCGCCACCGTGGTCAGCCTGTTGATCGTGCTTCTGGGTTTCCAGGCCTGGAGCAAGCTGCCCCTGCGCCAGTACCCGCAGATGGAAAACGCCCTGATCACAGTGACCACCGCTTACCCCGGGGCCAACGCCGAAACCATCCAGGGCTACATCACCCAACCGATGCAGCAGAGCCTGGCCAGTGCCGAAGGCATCGACTACATGACCTCGGTCAGCCGCCAGAACTTCTCGGTGATATCGGTCTATGCCCGCATCGGCGCCAACAGCGACCGACTCTTTACCGAACTGCTGGCCAAGGCCAACGAGGTCAAGAACCAACTGCCCCAGGACGCCGAAGACCCGGTGCTCAGCCGCGAGGCCGCCGATGCCTCGGCACTGATGTACATCAGTTTCTTCAGCAAGGAACTGAACAACCCGCAAATCACCGACTACCTCTCACGGGTGATCCAGCCCAAGCTGGCGACACTGCCGGGCATGGCCGAAGCGGAGATTCTCGGCAACCAGGTCTTCGCCATGCGCCTGTGGCTGGACCCGGTCAAGCTCGCCGGCTTCGGCCTGACCGCCACCGACGTGACCAATGCCGTGCGCCAGCACAATTTCCTCTCCGCTGCCGGTGAAGTGAAAGGCGAGTATGTGGTCACCAGCATCAACGCCAACACCGAACTCAAGTCCGCCGAGACCTTCGCCGCGATCCCGCTCAAGACCGACGGCGACAGCCGCGTGTTGTTGCGGGACGTGGCCCGCGTGGAAATGGGTGCCGAGAACTACGACACCATCAGCTCCTTTGGTGGCACGCCCTCGGTGTACATCGGGATCAAGGCCACGCCCGGCGCCAACCCGCTGGATGTGATCAAGGAAGTGCGCAAGATCATGCCGGACATGGAGGCCCAGCTCCCGACCAACCTCAAGGCCGAGATCGCCTACGACGCCACCCTGTTCATCCAGGCTTCCATCGACGAGGTGGTAAAAACCCTGTTCGAGGCGGTGCTGATCGTCATCGTCGTGGTCTTCTTGTTCCTCGGCGCACTGCGCTCAGTGGTCATCCCGGTGGTGACCATCCCGCTGTCGATGATCGGCGTGATGTTCTTCATGCAATTGATGGGCTACTCGCTGAACCTCCTGACGCTGCTGGCCATGGTGCTGGCCATCGGTCTGGTGGTGGACGATGCCATCGTGGTGGTGGAAAACATCCACCGGCACATCGAGGAAGGCAAGAGCCCGTTCGAGGCCGCGATTGAAGGTGCTCGGGAAATCGCCATGCCGGTGGTTTCGATGACCATCACCCTGGCAGCGGTGTACGCGCCGATTGGCCTGCTCGAAGGGCTGACCGGAGCGTTGTTCAAGGAGTTCGCGTTGACACTGGCCGGGGCGGTGGTGATTTCCGGGATCGTCGCCCTGACCCTGTCGCCGATGATGTGCGCCCTGCTGCTGCGTCATGACGAGAACCCGTCGGGGCTGGCCCATCGGTTGGACGTGGTCTTCGAACGCTTGAAGAGCCGCTACCAGCGCCTGCTTCACGGCACCCTCAATGCCCGCCCGGTAGTGCTGGTGTTCGCCGGGATCATCCTGCTGCTGATTCCGGTGCTGATCATGTTCACCAAGTCCGAATTGGCACCCGACGAGGACCAGGGCATCATTTTCATGATGGCCAATGCCCCGAAGACGACCAACCTCGACTACCTGAACGCCTACACCGATCACTTCATCACGATCTTCAAGGAGTTCCCCGAGTACTACTCCTCGTTCCAGATCAACGGCTACAACGGCGTGCAGTCCGGCATCGGCGGCTTCCTGCTCAAGCCCTGGAACGAACGCAGCCGCACCCAGATGGAAATCCTGCCTGAAGTCCAGGCCAAGCTGGAGAACATTCCCGGCTTGCAGATTTTCGGCTTCAACCTGCCCTCGCTGCCGGGCACCGGCGAAGGCCTGCCATTTGCCTTCGTCATCAACTCGCCGAAGGATTACGCCACACTGTTGGAGATCGCCGAGCGGGTTAAGGCACGCTCATTGGAATCCGGCAAATTTGCCTTCATGGACATTGACCTTGCCTTCGACAAACCCGAGGTGGTGGTAGACATCGATCGCGCCAAGGCGGCCCAGATGGGGGTTTCGATGCAGGACCTGGGCGGTACCCTGGCAACCCTGCTGGGTGAATCCGAGATCAACCGTTTCACCATCGAAGGACGCAGCTACAAGGTCATTGCCCAGGTTGAACGGCCATTTCGAGACAACCCGGATTGGTTGAACAATTACTACGTGAAAAATACCCAGGGTGAGCTGCTGCCGCTGTCCACCCTGATCAAGGTCAGCGACCGGGCGCGGCCACGGCAACTGAATCAGTTCCAGCAGCTCAATGCGGTCACAATTTCCGGCTTTCCCATCGTGAGCATGGGCGAAGCCATCGAGACGGTCCGCCAGATCGCCCGGGAAGAAGCACCAGTAGGGTTCGCCTTCGATTACGCCGGAGCTTCGCGACAATTCGTCCAGGAAGGCAGCGCACTGTGGGTCACCTTTGCCCTGGCCCTGGCGATTATCTTCCTGGTGCTGGCGGCCCAGTTCGAAAGCTTCCGGGATCCGCTGGTGATCCTGGTAACGGTGCCACTGTCCATTTGCGGCGCGTTGATTCCGCTGTTCCTTGGCTGGTCGAGCATGAACATCTATACCCAGGTGGGGCTGGTGACGCTGATCGGCCTGATCAGCAAGCACGGCATCCTGATCGTCGAATTCGCCAACCAGTTGCGCCAGGAACAGGGCCTGACGCCACGGGAAGCCGTGGAACAAGCCGCGTCGATTCGCCTGCGACCGGTGCTGATGACCACCGCGGCGATGGTGTTTGGCATGGTGCCACTGATCCTGGCCACCGGTGCCGGTGCGGTGAGCCGCTTCGACATCGGCACGGTGATCGCTACCGGGATGTCGATTGGCACCTTGTTCACACTGTTCGTGCTGCCTTGCGTCTACACACTGCTGGCCAAGCCGGACAAACCCTGAGGACTGTTCAAACACACCTCATTTTGGTACGGGATGCTGTTGTGGCGAGGGAGCTTGCTCCCTCGCCACAGGGTGAGTATTTGGCTGCAGACGGGGGGAGGCATTGAAGAACCTCTACGCAAAAATAAAGGCCTCACATAGGTGAGGCCTTTATTTTGGCTTCATGATGCTCAACTCTGCGGCCTCATCCCTTGAGAAAGACTGAACATGAACAGCAGCAGATCATTATCCGGTCGGATCGCCTCGCTGGCCTTGACCACCCTGGGCACAGGGCAATGGGCGTCGATGTGGGAAGCACTGAGGATCTGCGAACGCGGCTGTTCCCATACAGCCACCGCCATCGATGCAACTGCCAGGGCTCCTACTAAAAATAAACCTCTAGCAATTTCTAGTTTCATCGCTATAAACCTTTGATAGCGCTGCCAAACGCCGCCTCATAAAAGTAGACGAGTTTTTTCCAGTCGGCGTCGCTGAACGACGAATGGCGCCGCAGCTGCTTCAGGTCATGGGATGCAGCGCTCCGGGCAGTCAGGCGCTGGCGACACTTTTCAAAATCCAGCAAGGCCACTTCGGCCCGGGCCGCCTCACCCTCCCCGGTCACGCGCACAAACACGTGCTTGATGTAGATACAACCATGCTGCCAACGGCCCATGTGCATGCGGGCCAGGCTTTCAGCCAATGCTGCGAGGATTTGGTCATGCACTGCTTCCCCATGACGCTCGCGCCCACCTGCGGCATACCAATGCTTGATCTCTTCGAAACCTTCGAGTGCCTGGGTCACCAGCAGCGCACGCCACTTATGAACCGGGTCCCGCTGGGCACCACAGAAAATGAGCTGGGGGACGCGCACACCAAGCCGGGTCAACGCCAGGAGTGCATCCCGCTCACGCAACACAGTCGGTCGACCGAACGGGTACAGCCAACTGCGATGAATATGGCCGGTCTGACGCTTGGCATACAACAGCTTGCCATCCTTGCTCTTGATCCGCTGCACACCGCTTTCACCGCCACGGCGCACATTGGGTTCTTCCACCCACTCCCCCTGCTGACTCCAGAAGTATTCGAAGTCGTCAAAGGGAATCGTTGATGCCTGCGCTACCTGGACACCCATGCCGTCACCTCTTGCGTAATACGTAAACTCGCCACATGGCATACAGCGGTAGAAAATCCAGTCGTTCCTGAATGCGAAACCCGGCCTGCCGAAACTCTTCTTCTACTGTAGCGACCGGTAACACAAATCGATTCTGGTAGGTTCTTTGCCCACGAGTGCGCTCCTCGCGCTTGCGTTTCCAGGCCTTGAAATTGCCATCGACCCACAACGAAACGATCACGCTATCGCGGGTGACACGCTCCAATTCCCTGAGAATCGCCAGTCGATGCGCGGGTTCACCGATGTGGTGCAACAGACGCATGCAAAAAACGCTGTCGACGGCGTTATCAGGTAAAGCAATGTCGAACGCAGAAGTGTGCAAGGGTTGTACCCGTTTCACGACATCAGCCGGTTGAGACGTCAATGCGGTCTGGAGCATGGCTTGGGAATTGTCCGCGCCGATGATCACCCGATTCGGCTTTTCGGCCAACAAGGGCCAGAAGCGCCCGGCACCGCAGGGCAGATCCAGCACCAGACCCGGATCGCCCACAAGCGCTAACGCGCGCCTGGCCAGTTGTTGATCTCTCAGGTTGGAAAGACGGCGACTCACACCGCTGCGATGCTTACGAAAATATCTTCGGGCATGCTGCTCATCGTATTTTTCGGAAAAATCGAGCTTGATGGGTTTGGACATTGAGGAGGGCCTCTCTTTCTGATCAGCCCCACCTTATGAATTGGTTTGTCATCTCTTTGTGAAAAAAAAGTCATGTAAACAACCCAATGTTTACAAGACTTTTCCAAGCCAAGGGCTCACCCCTTCGAACTCAACTCCACCTCGAAATGGCACCCGCTGGGTTCCATCGTGCTGAGGCTGACCGTCCAGCCCTGGTTCTCGCAAATCCGTTGCACCAGTGACAACCCCAACCCCAGCCCCTCGCCACGCTTTTCATTGCCGCGTACAAACGGCTCGAACATCGCCTCGCGCTTCTCCTCCGGGATGCCCACGCCGCTGTCCTCGACCACGAATCCGGTAGTGGTCAACGAGAGGCGGATGAAACCCTGGTCGGTGTAGTGCAAGGCATTTCGCAGCAGGTTGCCCATGACCGCGGTCAGGAATGTGGCGTTATACAGCGTGTCGACGGTTTGCCCCGGTTCGAAGATCAGCATGAGGCCTTTTGATTCGATGGGACCACGCCACACCCCGAGGAGGTTTTCAGCCACCTGGGCAAGGGTCAGCCGAGGTGACATGCCGTTGTCTTCACGCTCTGCCCTGGCGAGCATCAAGAAGGTTTGCACCAGCTCGCGCATCTCTTCGCTGGCCCGGCTAATGCGCTCCACCTGCGTGCGGCCACGCGGATCCAGGGCCGGGTTTTCCAACAGCAGCTCGCAGGAGGTCGCCAGGACCATCAACGGTGTACGCAACTCGTGGCTCACGTCGCTGGTGAACAACCGCTCGCGAGTCAAGGCCTGGCGCAACCGACCCAGTGTCGCGTCGAACGCCACGGCCAGTTCGCCCACTTCATCGGCGGCGTAATCCGGAGCCAGCGGCGGAGCGAGTCCGAGGAGCTGGTCGCGATGCCGTACCTGCTGGGCCAAGCGAACCACGGGGGCCATCACCCGACGTGCCAGGACCCAGCCCAGGAATACCGCCAGCGCCAAGCTGAGCACGAAGCCCACCAGCACCACGGCGAACAGCACGCGCTCACGTTCCTCGAAGTCGCTCTGGTCTTGCAACAGCACGTAGTGCCGACCGTCAACGATCTCGACCATGGCGTGATAGGACAATTGCTCGCGAAACACCTCGTGGAAACCACGCTCCAGGTGACGCAGATCCTTGGGCAACTCGAAGTCACCCGGGCCGCCGCTGAAATAAAACAACTGGTCAGGTTCCGGACGATGGTTCCAGTCCGAGACGCTGTCCATCAGGAGCAGGCGTTGCAGATCGCCGCCAAGTCCGGCGGAAATCAGCTTTTCTTCCACCAGGTGGACCGTCGCCACGATGCCCATGGCGAACGCCCCGGCGACCAACGCGCTCATCAGCGCAAACGCGATGATGATCCGTTGGGCAAGGCTCTGCTTAAACTCCATCTCGGCCCTCGGCCAGGCGATACCCCACGCCGTGCACAGTGTGCAACAGCGGCTTATCGAACGGCTTGTCGATCACCTGGCGCAGTTGATGGACGTGGCTGCGCAGACTGTCGCTGTCCGGGCAATCATCGCCCCACAGCGCTTCTTCGAGGATTTCCCGGCGCAGCACGTGGGGGCTTTTCTGCATCAATACCGCCAGCAGCTTCAGGCCTACGGGGTTGAGCTTGAGCAGTTTGCCTTCACGGGTCACTTCCAGGGTGTCGAGGTCGTAACTCAAGTCGCCGACCTGCAAGGCACGGCGGCCACCGCCCTGGGCTCGTCGCATGACGGCTTCGATCCGCGCCGCCAGTTCCGACAGGGCAAAGGGTTTGATCAGGTAATCATCGGCCCCGGATTTGAAGCCCTGCAGACGGTCGTCCAACTGATCCCGGGCGGTGAGCATGATCACTGGTGTATCGCGTCGGGCATCTTCGCGCAGGCGTTTGCACAAGGTGTAGCCGTCGATACCCGGCAACATGATGTCGAGCACGATCAGGTCGTAGTGTTCGGTGGCCGCCAAGTGCAGCCCCGACAAACCGTCCTGGGCACAATCGACGGTATAGCCCTTGAGCCCCAGGTAATCGGCCAGGTTGGCCAGGATGTCGCGGTTGTCTTCAACCAACAGAATTCGCATGGGCATCTCCTCTGCGCACGTAGGCAGTCGTCGTGGCCCGCGCAGCTTAAGGCCAAGTTTGGCTCACGGCTAGGGTTGTATCGGTGGCCCTGGCGAGTATGTCCATGTAGGAGCGGGCTTGCTCGCGAATGCGCGGGACCAGCCGCTATCCATGTTGAATGTACCGACGCTTTCGCGAGCAAGCCCACTTACACATAAGTCGAGTGAGCCAAGAAACGCGGCGGCGTGGGCATTGACGAGTTTTTCACCCAACATTCACACCTCTCCAACGCAACGCAGACCAGACTACGCGCAACGCGCTGCTTACGAAAAACCCATCAAAGGTACTCTCATGGTTTCCACCGCCATCCGCCCCGCTTCCAGGCCGCTGAACTTGCGCATCGCCCTGGGCCTGCCCGCCGTTGTCGCGGTGATTATGGTGTTGTTGGAACTGACCACACTGGACATGAACCTGGCCAAGCTGTTTTACGACCCGGTTGGCGCGGAGTTCATCGGTCGGCACAGTTTTTTTCTGGAAGATATCCTGCACGACCGGGCCAAAGAGGTGGTCATCGCATTTTCCGCACTGGCGGTCCTCGGGTTTATCTGTACGTTTTTCGTCGCCCGGCTCAAACCATTCCAACGCGAACTGGGCTGCCTGGTGTTGTCCCTGGCCCTGGCGACCTCTTTCGTCACACCGATGAAAGCCGTGACGGCGGTGCAATGCCCCTGGAGCCTGAAGGAATTCGGCGGCAAGGAAACCTACAGTGAGCTGCTGAGCCCGCGCCCGGCCACCGACAAGCCCGGCCGCTGCTGGCCCGGCGGTCATGCCGCCACCGGGTTCACGCTGTTTGC includes:
- a CDS encoding phosphatase PAP2 family protein, giving the protein MVSTAIRPASRPLNLRIALGLPAVVAVIMVLLELTTLDMNLAKLFYDPVGAEFIGRHSFFLEDILHDRAKEVVIAFSALAVLGFICTFFVARLKPFQRELGCLVLSLALATSFVTPMKAVTAVQCPWSLKEFGGKETYSELLSPRPATDKPGRCWPGGHAATGFTLFALFFALRDRRPRLARQALVFAFALGTVFSVGRMMQGAHFFSHNVWTAVFCWLICLGCYYYILYRPAAMTDRVALSQPANA